In Longimicrobium sp., the sequence CGACGAGGAAGCGCCACCCGGGCACCGCCGGCTCCGCGTCCGCGATCTCGCCGCGGCGGTAGATCGTGGGATGCTCCGGATCGTCCGCGCGGTAGACGCGGATCAGCTCCTCGCGCAGCACGTCCACGTCCCACACCACCTGCGTCCCCGCGGCGAAGTAGTCCGCGCGCTTGATGGCGAAGTGCTCCTCGGCTTCGTCGCCATAGTTGGCATAGTCGCGGACCTCCGCCGCGAACACGGGCGGCAGGGGCGGAAAGTCCAGAATCGAACTCGGGCCGGTGTACCACGACACGTCAGCGCAGATCGAGCGCCGATGCGGTGCCTCCACGAGAAAGGCAACGCTGGAGCTGACGACCACTCCTTCACCGGGATTGTCGCGCTCGTACATCTTCAGGGCGTGAAGAAGGGCACCGCGGGCCCTCGCATTTCGCCACCCGGACGGCGCCATGACCACCAACTTGTCGTCGACGATCTCGGCCTGGCCTTTCACCCAGCGAAGATCGTGAACCGTGGCCCTTCGCCCGAAGTCGAGGACGAACAGTTCTCCGGCCTCGAAGCGCCACTGGCCACGCTTGACCCTGATCAGGAAGCGGTACGCCGCGTAGCCGGAGATCGTCTTCGCCATGGATGACGATGCCAGTCAGCCGCGGGGAAACAGCGCGTCCACCGGGAAGCGCCAGCCGGGCACTGCCGGTTCGGCCTCTGCGATCTCGCCACGATGGTAGACCGTGGGAGTCTCGGGATCGTCGGCGCGGTAGACGCGGATCAGCTGCTCGCGGAGGCAATCCACGTCCCACACGACCTGAGTGCCCGCTGCGAAGTATTCCGCACGCTTCGCGGCCATGTTCCGCTCGGCGCGCAGCCCGTAGTCACCAGGGCTGCGGACCTCCACCGCCAGAGCCGGAGGACCGTCCACCGGCCCATCGACCTCGGCGCCGTAATACCACGAGGCGTCGGGACTGAACGACTCGCGGTTCGGAAGCTGGACGAGGAAGTCACCGCCTTCGGGAACGGACACGCCGCCGCCGATGGTGAGCTCGTGCTGCTCCAGGCTCTTCCAGATCCGGGCTGCGGCGCGAGCCGGGCGAACACCGGGCTTGCCCATCAGTACGATCTGCCCATTGACGATCTCCGCCTTTTCGTCCAGGTCGAGCAGGTCCTGGACGGTTGCCGGTCGAGGGAGCTTGAGGATCTTCATCTCGGTTCTCCATTCACGCACGGCACGGCGGAGATCTCTGCCGTCCGGAGCGTCACGTGCTCCGGAAAGCTAACGAAACAGGACAGGAACGCGCGATAGTTCACGGTGGCCGCTTTCGCGCGGCTCAATCCGCCGCGAAGCGCTCGGGCTCGCGCCGGGCGGCGGCCTTTTCCTGCAGCGCGCGCCACACGCGCGGCGGCGAGAACGGAAGCGAGTCCATGCGCACCCCCACCGCATCGTAGATGGCGTTGGCGATCGCGGGGATGGACGGGTGCAGCGGACCCTCGCCCGCCTCCTTCGCGCCGTACGGGCCCTCGGGGTCGATGGATTCCACGATCAGCGACCGCAGCTCCGGCGTGTCGAGCGAGGTGGGGATGCGGTAGTCCAGCAGGCTGGGCGCGTTGTGCAGCCCGGCGCGGCCGTGCTCGGCGTCCTTCAGGATGTGCTCCTCCATCAGCGCCTCGCCGAAGCCCATGTACGCCGAGCCCTCCATCTGCCCCTCCACGATCGTGGGGTTCAGCGCGCGGCCGCAGTCGTGCGCCACCCAGATCGTCTTCACCTCCACGAAGCCGGTGTCGGGGTCCACCTCCACCTCGGCCACGTGCGCGGTGAACGAGTACGCCGGGCTGGCGCCGATCGTCCCCCCGCGGTAGTCGCCGTGCACGTCCTTGGGCGTGTTGTAGCTGCCCACCGCGCCCAGCGTCCCGAAGCGCGCCTCGGCCAGGTTGAACGCCTCGCGGATGGGGATGTTCCGCCCCGTGTCCTGCCCGTCCATCGCCCGCCCGCCGGCCAGGAGGACGCGGTTGGGGTTCACGCCCCACTCCTCGGCGACCGCCTCCTGCACCTGCTTGCGGATCTTGCGCGCGGCGTCGACGCAGGCGTTGCCCATCATGAAGGTGACGCGCGACGAGTACGCGCCCAGGTCCACCGGCGTCAGGTCGGTGTCGGAGGCCAGGACGCGCACGTAGTCCAGCGGCACCCCCAGCTCCTCGCA encodes:
- a CDS encoding Uma2 family endonuclease, encoding MAKTISGYAAYRFLIRVKRGQWRFEAGELFVLDFGRRATVHDLRWVKGQAEIVDDKLVVMAPSGWRNARARGALLHALKMYERDNPGEGVVVSSSVAFLVEAPHRRSICADVSWYTGPSSILDFPPLPPVFAAEVRDYANYGDEAEEHFAIKRADYFAAGTQVVWDVDVLREELIRVYRADDPEHPTIYRRGEIADAEPAVPGWRFLVDELWD
- a CDS encoding Uma2 family endonuclease, which encodes MKILKLPRPATVQDLLDLDEKAEIVNGQIVLMGKPGVRPARAAARIWKSLEQHELTIGGGVSVPEGGDFLVQLPNRESFSPDASWYYGAEVDGPVDGPPALAVEVRSPGDYGLRAERNMAAKRAEYFAAGTQVVWDVDCLREQLIRVYRADDPETPTVYHRGEIAEAEPAVPGWRFPVDALFPRG